The following coding sequences lie in one Primulina huaijiensis isolate GDHJ02 chromosome 2, ASM1229523v2, whole genome shotgun sequence genomic window:
- the LOC140970803 gene encoding inositol hexakisphosphate and diphosphoinositol-pentakisphosphate kinase VIP2-like isoform X2, translating into MIYYPSSAGGGMNALFRKVGNRSSEFHPEIRRVRREGSYIYEEFLPTGGTDVKVYTVGPEYAHAEARKSPVVDGVVMRNPDGKEVRYPVLLTPAEKQIARDVCIAFKQAVCGFDLLRCEGRSYVCDVNGWSFVKNSYKYYDDAACVLRKIILDEKAPHLSTTIPPILPWMVNKAVQPSEGLPRHGSGIIGNFGQSEELRCVIAIIRHGDRTPKQKVKLKVTEEKLLNLMLKYNGGRPRAETKLKSAVQLQDLLDATRTLVPRARTGRESDSEAEDIEHAEKLRQVKAVLEEGGHFSGIYRKVQLKPLKWGQVTKSNGEVEERPTEALMVLKYGGVLTHAGRKQADELGRYFRNNMYPGEGTGLLRLHSTYRHDLKIYSSDEGRVQMSAAAFAKGLLDLEGPLTPILVSLVSKDSSMLDGLENASIEMDEAKARLNEIITSEAKIVHDSLSEEPWMTDGAGLTPKASELLPKLVKLTKKVTEQVRLLASDEDDKLAETSLYNVICPYDQATALGKTNIDVDRIAAGLPCGSEGFLLMFARWRKLERDLYNERKDRFDITQIPDVYDSCKYDLLHNAHLNLEGLDELFKVAQLLADGVIPNEYGINPRQKLKIGSKIARRLLGKMLIDLRNTREEAIGVTELKSIQDQNSETPPRAAKEDTDHHFKSHGTMEGMRRSSFNSDKSVDQEDDDGKETKYRLDPKYANVKTPERHVRTRLYFTSESHIHSVMNVLRYCNLDESLQGEPSLVCDSALERLYRTKELDYMSYIVLRMFEDTEVALEDPKRFRIEMTFSRGADLSPFERKNSKASTLCQDHTLPIMGPERLQDLRSYLTLEMMEKMVRPFAMPAEDFPPPSIPHGFTGYFSKNSAVLERLVNLWPFHKHGSNAVKKSSKQSTKNKAEEIPKK; encoded by the exons GTGTACACGGTTGGCCCTGAATATGCGCATGCAGAGGCAAGGAAGTCTCCAGTGGTTGATGGTGTTGTTATGAGAAATCCTGATGGCAAAGAA GTCAGATATCCCGTTTTACTTACTCCCGCTGAGAAACAAATAGCAAGAGACGTCTGCATTGCATTTAAGCAAGCT GTTTGTGGCTTTGATCTGTTGCGCTGCGAAGGGCGTTCATATGTTTGTGATGTTAACGGATGGAGCTTCGTTAAGAACTCCTACAA ATACTATGATGACGCAGCTTGTGTGTTGAGGAAGATAATTCTTGATGAAAAAGCCCCACACCTTTCTACAACAATTCCTCCAATTCTACCATGGATGGTCAATAAAGCAGTTCAGCCATCTGAAGGACTACCGCGTCACGGAAGTGGGATAATTGGCAACTTTGGGCAATCCGAAGAGCTACGATGTGTGATAGCAATCATTCGTCA TGGCGACAGAACTCCGAAGCAGAAAGTGAAGCTGAAAGTCACTGAGGAAAAGCTTCTAAATCTGATGTTAAAATATAATGGTGGAAGGCCTAGAGCGGAG ACAAAGCTGAAAAGTGCTGTTCAATTACAAGATCTTTTAGATGCAACGAGAACTTTGGTACCTCGTGCTAG AACTGGTAGAGAAAGTGATAGTGAAGCAGAAGACATTGAACATGCCGAAAAACTTCGCCAAGTGAAAGCAGTGCTTGAGGAg GGAGGGCACTTCTCTGGCATATATAGGAAGGTTCAACTCAAGCCATTAAAGTGGGGGCAAGTTACAAAAAGTAATGGTGAAGTGGAAGAACGACCTACTGAAGCCCTGATGGTTCTTAAATATGGTGGTGTTCTCACTCATGCTGGAAGGAAACAG GCTGATGAATTGGGCAGATACTTTCGGAACAATATGTATCCTG GTGAAGGTACCGGCTTGCTCCGTCTACATAGCACATACCGTCATGACTTAAAGATTTATAGCTCGGATGAGGGCCGTGTACAG ATGTCAGCAGCTGCGTTTGCTAAAGGACTTCTTGATTTAGAAGGACCATTAACGCCTATCTTG GTTTCACTTGTTAGCAAGGATTCATCAATGTTGGACGGACTTGAAAATGCAAGTATTGAGATGGATGAAGCCAAG GCTAGGTTGAATGAGATTATAACGTCTGAAGCAAAAATTGTTCATGATAGCTTATCAGAAGAACCTTGGATGACCGATGGGGCAGGACTTACTCCAAAAGCATCTGAACTTCTACCCAAATTG GTGAAACTGACAAAGAAGGTTACTGAACAAGTTAGGCTTCTAGCCAGTGACGAAGATGACAAACTCGCCGAAACAAGCTTGTATAATGTGATTTGTCCATATGATCAAGCTACGGCTCTAGGTAAGACAAACATAGACGTTGATCGTATTGCTGCAGGGTTGCCTTGTGGCAGTGAGGGATTTCTTCTCATGTTTGCTCGGTGGAGGAAACTTGAGAGAGATTTGTATAATGAACGCAAAGA TCGGTTCGATATAACACAAATTCCAGATGTGTATGACTCATGCAA ATATGATCTCCTACACAATGCGCATCTAAATCTAGAAGGCTTGGATGAACTGTTCAAAGTAGCTCAG TTACTTGCTGATGGTGTTATTCCAAATGAGTATGGAATCAATCCGagacaaaaactcaagatcggATCAAAG ATTGCTCGCCGTTTGCTTGGAAAAATGTTGATCGATCTGAGAAACACTAGGGAAGAAGCAATTGGTGTTACTGAATTGAAGAGTATTCAAGACCAAAATTCAGAAACCCCCCCTAGAGCTGCAAAAGAAGACACGGATCATCATTTCAAGTCTCATGGTACGATGGAAGGTATGAGACGGTCTAGTTTTAACAGTGACAAATCCGTGGATCAAGAGGACGATGATGGCAAGGAAACGAAATATCGTTTAGATCCAAA ATACGCAAATGTGAAAACACCTGAGCGTCATGTACGGACACGTCTGTACTTCACATCA GAATCCCACATCCATTCAGTGATGAATGTTTTACGTTATTGTAATCTCGATGAATCTCTTCAAGGAGAACCCAGCCTTGTTTGTGATTCTGCTTTGGAGCGCTTGTATAGGACGAAAGAGCTTGATTACATGAGTTATATTGTACTCAGGATGTTTGAGGATACGGAG GTGGCATTAGAAGATCCCAAAAGATTCCGCATAGAGATGACTTTTAGCCGTGGTGCTGATCTATCTCCTTTCGAG aGAAAAAATAGCAAGGCATCTACACTGTGCCAGGATCATACATTGCCAATAATGGGTCCCGAGAGGCTGCAAGACTTGAGATCGTATTTGACCTTAGAGATGATGGAGAAGATGGTTCGTCCATTTGCTATGCCAGCCGAAGATTTCCCTCCACCCTCGATTCCTCATGGTTTTACGGGCTATTTCTCCAAAAACTCCGCGGTTTTAGAACGCCTGGTCAATCTCTGGCCATTTCACAAGCATGGAAGCAATGCTGTGAA AAAATCTTCGAAGCAATCCACAAAGAATAAAGCTGAAGAAATTCccaaaaaataa
- the LOC140970791 gene encoding plasma membrane ATPase 1-like: MAAKDEAMEALKREAVDLENIPIEEVFENLRCTREGLSSENANRRLEIFGHNKLEEKEESKILKFLGFMWNPLSWVMEAAAIMAIALANGGGKPPDWQDFVGIITLLLINSTISFIEENNAGNAAAALMARLAPKAKVLRDGQWVEEDAAVLVPGDIVSIKLGDIVPADARLLEGDPLKIDQSALTGESLPVTKGPGDGVYSGSTVKQGEIEAMVIATGVHTFFGKAAHLVDSTNQVGHFQKVLTAIGNFCICSIAVGMIIEIIVMYPIQHRPYRPGIDNLLVLLIGGIPIAMPTVLSVTMAIGSHRLSQQGAITKRMTAIEEMAGMDVLCSDKTGTLTLNKLTVDKNLIEVFSKGVDVDTVVLMAARASRLENQDAIDAAIVGMLADPKEARAGIHEVHFLPFNPTDKRTALTYFDSEGNWHRVSKGAPEQILHLAHNKSEIERRVHSVIDKFAERGLRSLAVAYQEVPEGRKESPGGPWKFIGLLPLFDPPRHDSAETIRRALNLGVNVKMITGDQLAIGKETGRRLGMGTNMYPSSTLLGHNKDESIAALPVDELIEKADGFAGVFPEHKYEIVKRLQAMKHICGMTGDGVNDAPALKKADIGIAVADATDAARSASDIVLTEPGLSVIISAVLTSRAIFQRMKNYTIYAVSITIRIVLGFMLLALIWKFDFPPFMVLIIAILNDGTIMTISKDRVKPSPLPDSWKLAEIFTTGIILGSYLAMMTVIFFWAAYDTNFFTSVFGVQSLEKKFHPHYRKLASAVYLQVSIISQALIFVTRSRSWSFVERPGLLLIGAFLAAQLVATLIAVYANWSFSAIEGIGWGWAGVIWLYNVICYIPLDFIKFIIRYVLSGRAWDLVFEQRIAFTRKKDFGKEERELKWAQAQRTLHGLHAPETQFGERSNYSDLNQIAEEAKRRAEMARLRELHTLKGHVESVVKLKNLDINTIQQSYTV, from the exons ATGGCGGCGAAGGATGAAGCTATGGAAGCTCTGAAGAGAGAAGCCGTGGATTTG GAGAACATACCGATCGAAGAGGTGTTTGAGAATCTGAGATGCACGAGAGAAGGGCTATCGTCTGAGAATGCTAACAGAAGGCTCGAAATTTTTGGTCACAACAAGCTCGAAGAAAAGGAG GAGAGTAAGATTCTGAAGTTTTTAGGGTTTATGTGGAACCCGTTGTCATGGGTGATGGAAGCTGCGGCAATTATGGCCATTGCTCTCGCTAATGGAGGA GGGAAACCACCAGATTGGCAGGATTTTGTTGGTATCATTACTCTTCTTTTAATCAACTCTACCATTAGTTTCATTGAGGAAAACAATGCTGGAAATGCTGCTGCGGCACTCATGGCTCGCCTTGCTCCAAAAGCGAAG GTTCTTCGAGATGGGCAATGGGTTGAGGAAGATGCCGCCGTTCTTGTTCCAGGGGACATAGTTAGCATAAAGTTGGGAGATATTGTTCCAGCTGATGCTCGACTTTTAGAGGGCGATCCTTTGAAAATTGACCAG TCTGCTCTAACAGGGGAGTCCCTTCCCGTGACAAAAGGCCCCGGGGATGGCGTATACTCAGGTTCTACAGTCAAACAAGGGGAGATAGAAGCAATGGTCATCGCCACTGGTGTACATACATTCTTCGGAAAAGCTGCCCACCTTGTGGACTCCACTAATCAAGTTGGGCATTTTCAGAAG GTCTTGACTGCCATTGGAAATTTCTGCATATGTTCTATTGCCGTGGGGATGATAATTGAAATCATTGTGATGTACCCAATCCAACACCGCCCTTATCGTCCAGGAATTGATAATTTGCTTGTGCTCCTTATTGGAGGAATTCCAATTGCAATGCCCACAGTGTTGTCTGTTACAATGGCAATTGGTTCACACCGTTTGTCCCAGCAG GGGGCAATCACTAAAAGAATGACAGCAATCGAAGAAATGGCTGGCATGGATGTGCTTTGCAGTGACAAAACTGGAACCTTGACATTGAACAAACTTACAGTTGACAAAAATCTCATCGAG GTCTTCTCTAAAGGAGTGGATGTAGATACAGTTGTTCTAATGGCTGCCAGGGCCTCTCGGTTGGAAAACCAAGATGCCATTGATGCTGCCATTGTAGGAATGCTGGCAGACCCCAAAGAG GCAAGGGCGGGCATTCACGAGGTTCACTTCTTACCATTCAATCCAACCGATAAGCGCACTGCTTTGACATATTTTGATAGTGAAGGTAATTGGCATCGAGTCAGCAAGGGTGCCCCTGAACAG ATCTTACATCTTGCGCATAACAAATCTGAGATAGAACGTAGAGTTCATTCTGTGATTGATAAGTTCGCTGAGCGCGGGTTACGATCTCTTGCAGTAGCATATCAG GAAGTTCCTGAAGGAAGGAAGGAGAGTCCCGGAGGTCCATGGAAATTTATAGGACTCTTGCCTCTTTTCGATCCTCCCAGACATGATAGTGCAGAGACAATCAGAAGGGCTCTGAATCTTGGTGTGAATGTGAAGATGATAACTG GTGATCAGCTCGCGATAGGGAAGGAAACAGGGCGGCGTTTGGGGATGGGAACCAACATGTATCCTTCATCTACTTTGTTAGGGCACAACAAAGACGAGTCCATTGCTGCCTTGCCCGTCGATGAGTTAATTGAAAAGGCTGATGGTTTTGCTGGCGTTTTCCCTG AGCACAAATACGAAATTGTCAAACGCTTGCAAGCCATGAAACATATTTGTGGGATGACTGGTGATGGGGTGAATGATGCCCCTGCTCTCAAAAAAGCTGATATTGGCATAGCTGTTGCCGATGCAACTGATGCTGCTCGTAGCGCATCTGATATTGTCCTGACTGAACCTGGCCTAAGTGTTATCATTAGTGCTGTGCTAACTAGTCGAGCTATCTTTCAGAGGATGAAAAATTATACG ATTTATGCCGTTTCTATCACAATCCGTATAGTT CTTGGTTTCATGCTGCTTGCACTGATATGGAAGTTTGACTTCCCACCTTTCATGGTTCTGATAATTGCCATACTGAATGATG GTACTATAATGACAATATCTAAGGATAGAGTGAAACCATCTCCTTTACCTGACAGCTGGAAGTTGGCTGAGATTTTTACCACGGGGATCATTCTCGGGAGCTACTTAGCTATGATGACAGTCATTTTCTTCTGGGCAGCATATGATACAAACTTCTTCACT AGTGTATTCGGCGTTCAATCTCTCGAGAAAAAATTTCACCCCCACTACAGAAAGCTGGCCTCTGCAGTATATTTGCAGGTTAGCATCATCAGTCAAGCCTTGATATTTGTGACGAGATCGAGAAGTTGGTCTTTTGTCGAGCGTCCCGGACTTCTGCTCATAGGGGCTTTTCTCGCTGCTCAGCTT GTTGCAACCCTAATTGCAGTATATGCCAATTGGAGTTTTTCTGCGATAGAAGGGATAGGATGGGGTTGGGCAGGAGTTATATGGTTATATAATGTCATATGCTATATTCCACTCGACTTCATCAAATTTATCATCAGATATGTCTTGAGCGGAAGGGCTTGGGATCTTGTCTTTGAGCAAAGG ATTGCCTTCACAAGGAAGAAGGATTTTGGAAAGGAAGAACGTGAACTCAAGTGGGCACAGGCACAAAGGACTCTCCATGGACTTCATGCACCTGAGACACAGTTTGGTGAACGCAGTAATTATAGCGATCTAAATCAGATCGCGGAAGAAGCAAAACGACGTGCTGAGATGGCAAG GCTGAGAGAGTTGCATACTCTGAAAGGGCATGTGGAATCAGTTGTGAAGTTGAAGAATCTCGACATAAATACAATTCAGCAGTCATACACAGTATGA